A single genomic interval of Christensenellaceae bacterium 44-20 harbors:
- a CDS encoding zinc metallopeptidase: MYIDWTYIYLVLPAVAFAMWASAKVNSTFRRYSGVHSQSNITGREAAQMVLQQNGVFGVNIEQVPGKLSDHYDPRSNTIRLSQAVYHSTSAAAIGVAAHEAGHAVQYAKGYSPIKVRAAILPAANIGSGLAMPLILLGILLSGFGAFYQNIAYLGVACFGLCTLFQLVTLPVEYNASNRALEAISNASIFTAQEQEGARKVLSAAALTYVASLAVSIMQLLRLILLVNRNNRRD, from the coding sequence TTGTATATCGATTGGACCTATATTTATCTCGTCCTGCCCGCAGTTGCCTTTGCAATGTGGGCAAGCGCAAAAGTAAATTCAACTTTCCGGCGCTATTCCGGCGTCCATTCCCAAAGCAACATCACGGGAAGGGAGGCCGCGCAGATGGTTTTACAGCAGAACGGCGTTTTCGGCGTCAATATCGAGCAAGTTCCCGGAAAGCTCAGCGATCACTATGATCCGCGCTCCAACACCATCCGCCTTTCCCAGGCTGTTTATCACAGCACTTCCGCCGCGGCCATCGGCGTCGCGGCGCATGAGGCGGGGCATGCCGTGCAGTATGCCAAGGGCTATTCGCCCATCAAAGTGCGCGCGGCCATCCTGCCTGCCGCCAATATCGGCTCTGGCCTGGCCATGCCGCTCATCCTGCTGGGAATTTTGCTGAGCGGCTTTGGAGCTTTTTATCAAAACATCGCCTATCTCGGCGTTGCCTGTTTTGGGCTGTGCACGCTGTTCCAGCTGGTAACGCTGCCCGTGGAATACAACGCCAGCAACAGGGCGCTTGAGGCAATTTCCAATGCCTCCATCTTCACGGCCCAGGAGCAGGAAGGGGCGAGGAAAGTGCTCTCTGCCGCGGCGCTGACTTATGTCGCATCCCTTGCCGTTTCCATCATGCAGCTGCTTCGGCTGATCCTGCTCGTGAACCGGAACAACCGCAGAGATTAA
- a CDS encoding amidohydrolase family protein: MPSYDIVDFHTHIYPAKIAHKAVDAISQFYSIAMSGQGTSEHLLQEGSKIGVSRYVVHSVATTPAQVVSINDFIARETQAHPEFVGFATLHPGFDDIASEVDRAIDLGLRGIKVHPDFQEFNIDDDAAMKIYRAIEGRLPILFHMGDKTRDFSAPRRLRAVLERFPSLVVIGAHFGGYNAWEESKKYLLGQNIYFDTSSSLFCLPPEEAAQMIHAHGADKMLFGTDYPMWDHEEELARFLALPLTEEERIAILAKNARSLLKI; the protein is encoded by the coding sequence ATGCCAAGTTACGATATTGTGGATTTCCATACGCATATCTACCCGGCCAAGATTGCGCATAAAGCGGTGGATGCGATCAGCCAGTTTTATTCCATCGCCATGTCCGGCCAGGGGACCAGCGAGCACCTTTTGCAGGAGGGAAGCAAGATTGGCGTTTCCCGCTATGTCGTGCATTCCGTCGCGACGACTCCGGCGCAGGTTGTCTCCATCAACGATTTCATCGCCAGGGAGACCCAGGCGCATCCCGAGTTCGTCGGCTTTGCGACGCTGCACCCAGGCTTTGACGATATTGCCTCAGAGGTAGACCGTGCCATCGATCTTGGGCTTAGGGGCATTAAAGTGCATCCGGATTTCCAGGAGTTCAATATAGACGACGATGCCGCCATGAAAATTTACCGGGCGATTGAGGGAAGGCTGCCCATCCTGTTCCACATGGGCGATAAAACGCGGGATTTTTCCGCTCCCCGCCGTTTGCGCGCGGTTTTGGAGCGCTTTCCAAGCCTTGTGGTCATCGGTGCGCACTTCGGGGGATATAACGCCTGGGAGGAATCCAAAAAATATCTGCTTGGCCAGAATATCTATTTCGATACCTCCAGCTCGCTTTTCTGCCTCCCGCCGGAGGAGGCCGCCCAGATGATCCATGCGCACGGCGCAGATAAAATGCTCTTTGGCACGGATTATCCCATGTGGGATCACGAGGAGGAGCTCGCGCGCTTTCTGGCTCTCCCGCTGACGGAAGAGGAGCGCATTGCCATTCTGGCAAAGAACGCGCGCTCGCTTCTTAAAATCTGA
- the mutS gene encoding DNA mismatch repair protein MutS, translated as MMRQYLEIKEKNKDCLLFFRLGDFYEMFFEDAITASKELEIALTGRDCGLEERAPMCGVPYHAAEGYIQRLIEKGYKVAICEQLQDPASAKGIVERGIVRIVTPGTISESSMLKEDENSFLLSVYEHKGRIGAAYADISTGAFLAEEVASLEELGNLLLRILPREVLFAENNAVLFRYFKEQESLYLTRYDAWPYEGSNAKRLLQEHFEVMSVSVFGFAEDSPCLNAAGALLQYLLDTQKNSLSHIKKLLKTSGKDYMAIDAFTHRNLELTETMRGKEKRGSLLWLLDKTKTAMGGRLLKLYIEQPLLNKKEINARLDAVGEIKEGYALRSNLRQELDKIYDIERLLSRISYGSLDARDIVALKNSIAPLPSIQQLLKGCKSEALLQCAQQLDTLDQLYTYLDGCICEDPPHGIRDGGFIRPGYNAEVDNLREAKTSGSEWLATMEQREKDATGIKNLKIGYNKVFGYYIEVSKSNLSSVPYRYTRRQTLSNCERYITQELKELEDMLLSATDKCNALEYHLFLQIRDYLAQYIDVLQKNASLLAKIDVLQSFAQAAYDYDYVKPKLCSDGSISIKDGRHPVVERTVRQEFVPNDTYLDEQEKLLIITGPNMAGKSTFMRQTGLIVLMAQIGCFVPASEARISIVDRVFTRVGASDDLASGQSTFMVEMNELASILNSATKNSLLILDEIGRGTSTLDGLAIAWATIEYILGKNGIGAKTLFATHYHELTDLEGKLAGVQNYSSSVREYEKSIVFLHKIQRGGTDRSFGIEVAKLAGLPGALIERAKSLLGVLQQSASTDLSNIDLSAVPEFPDKKAQEAEKMVKSLAQLDIDRLTPLEALSLLNDIKQKAMENG; from the coding sequence ATGATGAGGCAATACCTTGAGATCAAGGAAAAAAATAAAGACTGCCTGCTGTTTTTCCGGCTGGGCGATTTCTATGAAATGTTCTTTGAAGATGCGATTACTGCATCAAAGGAGCTGGAAATTGCGCTGACGGGCAGAGACTGCGGCCTGGAAGAACGGGCGCCTATGTGCGGCGTGCCGTATCATGCGGCGGAAGGCTATATCCAGCGCTTAATTGAGAAGGGATATAAAGTCGCCATCTGCGAACAGCTGCAAGATCCCGCATCGGCAAAAGGGATCGTCGAGCGGGGCATCGTGCGCATCGTAACGCCTGGAACCATCTCGGAAAGCTCCATGCTCAAAGAGGATGAGAACAGCTTCCTGCTCTCGGTCTATGAGCATAAGGGCAGAATCGGCGCAGCTTATGCGGATATTTCGACCGGCGCATTTCTGGCCGAGGAGGTCGCGAGCCTGGAAGAGCTGGGCAATCTGCTTTTGCGCATTTTGCCGCGGGAGGTTCTTTTTGCTGAAAACAATGCGGTGTTGTTCCGCTATTTCAAAGAGCAGGAATCGCTCTATCTCACACGCTACGACGCATGGCCCTACGAGGGCAGCAATGCCAAACGGCTTTTGCAGGAGCACTTCGAAGTGATGAGCGTCTCGGTCTTTGGCTTTGCCGAGGATTCGCCCTGCCTGAATGCCGCAGGCGCGCTTTTGCAATATTTGCTGGATACGCAGAAAAATTCTTTGTCGCATATCAAGAAACTCCTGAAAACTTCCGGCAAAGACTATATGGCCATCGACGCCTTTACGCACCGCAACCTGGAGCTGACCGAGACCATGCGCGGCAAGGAAAAGCGCGGCTCGCTTCTTTGGCTGCTGGATAAAACCAAAACCGCCATGGGCGGGCGTCTGCTAAAGCTGTATATTGAACAGCCGCTTCTAAATAAAAAAGAGATCAACGCGCGGCTGGACGCCGTAGGGGAGATTAAGGAGGGCTATGCGCTTCGCAGCAATCTCCGGCAGGAGCTGGATAAAATCTACGATATCGAGCGCCTGCTTTCCCGCATTTCCTACGGCTCTTTGGATGCGCGCGATATCGTTGCGCTGAAAAACTCCATCGCGCCTTTGCCGAGCATTCAGCAGCTCCTGAAAGGCTGCAAAAGCGAGGCGCTTTTGCAGTGCGCCCAGCAGCTGGATACGCTGGATCAGCTCTATACCTATCTGGATGGCTGCATCTGCGAGGATCCGCCGCACGGCATCCGGGACGGCGGCTTTATCAGGCCCGGCTACAACGCAGAGGTGGATAATCTGAGAGAGGCCAAGACCAGCGGCTCTGAATGGCTTGCCACCATGGAACAGCGGGAGAAGGACGCGACAGGCATTAAAAACCTGAAAATCGGCTATAACAAAGTATTCGGCTACTATATCGAGGTCTCCAAATCCAATCTTTCCTCGGTTCCATACCGCTATACCCGGCGGCAGACGCTTTCCAACTGCGAGCGCTATATCACGCAGGAGCTCAAGGAGCTGGAGGACATGCTGCTCTCGGCGACGGACAAATGCAACGCGCTGGAATACCATCTGTTTTTGCAGATTCGCGACTATCTGGCGCAGTATATCGATGTGCTGCAGAAAAATGCCAGCCTTCTGGCCAAAATCGACGTACTGCAATCCTTTGCGCAGGCGGCATACGACTACGACTATGTCAAGCCCAAGCTATGCTCGGATGGCAGCATTTCCATCAAAGACGGGCGGCACCCGGTCGTCGAGCGCACAGTGCGCCAGGAGTTCGTCCCCAACGACACCTATCTGGATGAGCAGGAGAAACTGCTCATCATCACAGGCCCCAATATGGCGGGCAAGAGCACATTCATGCGGCAGACCGGATTAATCGTCCTGATGGCGCAGATTGGCTGCTTCGTCCCGGCCTCGGAAGCGCGCATTTCTATCGTGGATCGCGTGTTCACCCGCGTCGGTGCCTCGGATGATCTGGCCTCCGGGCAAAGCACTTTCATGGTTGAAATGAACGAGCTGGCCAGCATTTTGAACAGCGCGACCAAAAACAGCCTTTTGATTTTAGATGAAATCGGCAGAGGAACCAGCACGCTGGACGGCCTTGCCATCGCCTGGGCGACGATAGAATACATTTTGGGCAAAAACGGCATTGGCGCAAAGACGCTGTTTGCCACGCATTACCACGAGCTGACGGATCTGGAAGGGAAGCTTGCCGGCGTGCAGAACTACTCGAGCAGTGTCCGCGAATACGAAAAGAGCATCGTATTCCTGCACAAGATTCAAAGGGGAGGGACGGATCGGAGCTTTGGAATTGAGGTGGCAAAGCTGGCCGGGCTGCCTGGCGCACTCATCGAGCGCGCAAAATCGCTCCTTGGTGTGCTTCAGCAGAGTGCAAGCACAGATCTCAGCAATATCGATCTCTCGGCTGTCCCGGAATTTCCGGACAAAAAAGCGCAGGAGGCGGAGAAGATGGTGAAAAGCCTGGCGCAGCTGGATATTGACCGCCTAACGCCTCTGGAGGCACTCTCCCTGCTCAACGATATCAAACAAAAGGCGATGGAAAATGGGTAA
- the mutL gene encoding DNA mismatch repair endonuclease MutL, with translation MGKIQVLSEQIANRIAAGEVVERPASIVKELVENSLDAKASAITVSILDGGIREIRVTDNGEGIAEEDMPLTILKHATSKIYKLQDLDRIYSMGFRGEALASIAAVSMLSIKSRVHASDTGTELCAKGGKIEYIRQAGLPEGTSVIVENLFYNTPARLKFLKKPGSEAAAISDIVSRLILARPDISLRYTANGKGIYHSPGSGELLDAICAVNGQQMRSHLIPVDYQINKIRVCGYIGAPDITYKTQKNGSLFINQRYIRSEAIQSAILRAYGERILRGSFPFYTLHLNMDLSDVDVNVHPNKLTVHFSDENAVEYAVINAVSDALAGQYSPVVSQFQSSKRNVSYEQLKIAEDLPKPEEVPSLEFSPSPSAQEKLSSQEDWKMPSDSELEEGIEEIMRLTAEHKNKGPFEINTPSEISVADPPRDFSLALERAGQKHTAPAAASQPTLLSNLPEARVLGVAFSTYIIAEAGESLYFIDQHAAHERKIYDTLMQAMEKRAISQRLLIPEVYRLTHEEQVRLEENLNILAQMGFELQLSAPLVCEIHAVPQILGEAKAAATLEDVLGSLTSGGAPEAVRKDRIAKGACKRAIKAGQPMIESDIQNLIQYFLQSGKIPNCPHGRPIAVCIPKKELEISFKRRV, from the coding sequence ATGGGTAAGATTCAAGTATTAAGCGAGCAAATTGCAAACCGGATTGCGGCAGGCGAGGTGGTCGAGCGGCCGGCTTCCATCGTTAAAGAGCTGGTGGAGAACTCCCTGGATGCCAAGGCCAGCGCCATCACCGTCTCGATTCTGGACGGCGGAATCCGCGAGATCCGCGTAACGGATAACGGCGAGGGGATTGCCGAAGAGGATATGCCTCTCACCATTTTAAAGCACGCGACCAGCAAGATCTATAAGCTTCAGGATTTGGACCGCATCTATTCCATGGGGTTTCGGGGCGAAGCCTTGGCCAGCATTGCCGCAGTTTCCATGCTCAGCATCAAATCTCGGGTTCATGCCAGCGATACAGGCACAGAGCTATGCGCAAAAGGCGGGAAAATCGAGTATATCCGCCAGGCGGGCCTGCCCGAGGGAACGTCCGTCATCGTGGAAAATCTCTTCTACAACACGCCTGCGCGCCTAAAATTTCTCAAAAAGCCAGGCTCAGAGGCGGCTGCTATTTCGGATATCGTCAGCCGGCTGATTTTAGCGCGGCCGGATATCTCTCTGCGCTACACCGCCAACGGGAAGGGCATCTATCACAGCCCGGGCAGTGGAGAGCTTCTGGACGCGATCTGCGCCGTAAACGGCCAGCAAATGCGCTCCCATCTGATCCCAGTCGATTATCAGATCAACAAGATTCGTGTCTGCGGGTATATCGGCGCGCCTGATATCACCTATAAAACGCAAAAGAACGGAAGCCTGTTTATCAACCAGCGCTATATCCGCTCGGAGGCGATTCAATCTGCGATTTTGCGCGCCTATGGGGAGCGCATCCTGCGCGGCAGTTTCCCATTCTACACCCTGCATCTGAATATGGATTTGAGCGATGTAGACGTGAATGTCCATCCAAATAAGCTGACCGTGCATTTCAGCGACGAAAATGCGGTAGAATACGCGGTGATCAACGCCGTCTCAGATGCGCTTGCGGGGCAGTATTCTCCCGTTGTCTCTCAATTTCAAAGCTCTAAACGCAATGTGAGCTATGAACAGCTTAAAATAGCAGAGGATTTGCCAAAGCCTGAAGAAGTGCCCAGTTTGGAGTTTAGCCCAAGCCCTTCCGCGCAGGAGAAGCTTTCTTCCCAGGAGGATTGGAAAATGCCATCCGATTCCGAGCTGGAAGAGGGCATCGAAGAGATCATGCGCCTAACCGCCGAGCACAAAAACAAAGGCCCATTTGAGATCAATACACCCTCGGAGATTTCCGTCGCCGATCCTCCCAGGGATTTTTCCCTGGCTCTGGAGCGCGCAGGCCAAAAACACACGGCACCGGCCGCAGCCAGCCAGCCGACGCTTCTCTCCAACCTTCCGGAAGCCCGGGTTTTGGGCGTCGCTTTTTCCACTTATATCATCGCGGAAGCAGGGGAGAGCCTATATTTTATCGACCAGCACGCCGCGCACGAGCGAAAGATCTACGATACGCTCATGCAGGCCATGGAAAAAAGGGCGATCAGCCAGCGGCTGCTCATCCCGGAGGTCTACCGGCTGACGCACGAAGAACAGGTGCGCCTAGAAGAGAATCTGAATATCTTGGCGCAGATGGGATTTGAGCTCCAGTTAAGCGCGCCGCTCGTCTGCGAAATCCATGCAGTTCCGCAAATTTTGGGCGAGGCGAAAGCGGCAGCCACGCTGGAGGATGTTCTGGGCTCGCTGACGAGCGGTGGAGCCCCCGAGGCAGTGCGCAAAGATCGCATCGCCAAAGGCGCCTGCAAACGCGCGATCAAGGCAGGCCAGCCCATGATAGAGAGCGATATTCAAAATCTAATTCAATATTTCCTGCAATCCGGCAAAATCCCAAATTGCCCGCACGGCCGGCCGATTGCCGTCTGCATCCCGAAAAAAGAGCTGGAAATCAGCTTTAAAAGGAGAGTATAG